In Daphnia pulicaria isolate SC F1-1A chromosome 9, SC_F0-13Bv2, whole genome shotgun sequence, a single genomic region encodes these proteins:
- the LOC124312851 gene encoding protein nervous wreck-like isoform X4 yields MSTTQQQPPPRKGNYAKVLRNLHAEQLSKVQWKHQQECELLEDLRCAVEKSYGEAMQKISANYLNKKMPPIHELNHDEINQQWTVWSIWRSLLEETDKLAKAKLAAVEIFQTQIADDVKIVRQNKLQLAKKNLDLLKVVQGEVQTCVTELDKLKKVYVDDEHVSHDARDKAREAEEKLKKKKGSIFQSVSSLQKTSAKLGSRRDLCEEKSTQARNAYLLQLASANAHQNRYFHVDLQNVVKTLDGGMYEKVAEYFSIMSRTELYTCSASQFSFGKIKEQAQTINRDYDLACFVDAFPILNQHITYDFEPCDNDVITTVDQAHGAGAGLIQSGKQYASRVAQESKKIRESTRTLQTLQGMKESGLKSDPNEPNGPDIDAKIDEIKNQLRRSETAKIKAEARLECLHAGGVKVDEFLQDAEGLVTLGLMRSSSQLSFRESAHEESEFSDSGSRAGAETTQQDEEEEEAADEAFVEQVVQQQIAEMQATWQDPTAAWDTTDAWGDDAAQLNTSAANTTTTSVQIETASSVTDSVHASGDASVIKCIAFYPYTAQNADELSMMENEELEVLLAFSEGDGWVKARNYKGEEGYVPENYLDLHADDQVPCGGDEDANQNVHQHPAIAEEVEPEEGHEEEEEEIVSAEAEGGYPLENQISFSSVDYTYQQQGMSAEEEDEFPGPTESAPLPPPPPPIAAPVVESSPVPVADGQTNRIIGYCRAMYDYDATSDEELTFYEGEVIAIFRRSGALHDQDVDDGWWEGQLLTDGTRGVFPSLVVEECGPNGEELTPKVSPATPEEESVPPPGSPPVVPTFLLPPERVIITQPTPETEFPDDHVEHMFDQNATIKEMDEDEDDLASEMINVEPATPTEEEGNNNGQITDGLPGTQIIVTASTPMVENEFKCFDPTDEKTSDDKENGMEQEFGEEMEPPPPPAPEPSTTETSSSSLDQPLPPPAPIADETVVSKGFDDEFVQLETAKESYA; encoded by the exons ATGTCGACGACGCAGCAACAACCGCCACCGCGAAAG GGCAATTATGCAAAGGTATTGAGAAATTTACATGCGGAGCAGTTGTCCAAGGTACAATGGAAACACCAACAGGAATGCGAACTCCTCGAAGACTTGCG ATGCGCCGTCGAGAAATCCTACGGCGag GCCATGCAGAAGATATCGGCCAATTACCTCAACAAGAAAATGCCGCCCATTCACGAACTGAATCACGACGAAATCAACCAGCAATG GACGGTTTGGTCAATATGGAGATCTTTGCTGGAGGAAACGGATAAATTGGCAAAGGCCAAATTGGCCGCTGTCGAAATATTCCAAACGCAAATCGCAGACGACGTGAAAATCGTCCGTCAAAACAAACTCCAATTGGCTAAAAAG AATCTGGACCTATTGAAAGTGGTGCAAGGTGAAGTGCAAACTTGCGTGACTGAATTggacaaattgaaaaaagtttaCGTCGACGACGAACATGTCAGTCACGACGCTCGTGACAAGGCCCGCGAAGCTGAGGAAAA gctaaagaagaaaaagggtagCATCTTCCAGTCGGTTTCCTCTTTACAGAAGACATCGGCCAAA TTGGGGAGTCGAAGGGATTTGTGCGAGGAGAAATCGACTCAAGCCAGAAACGCCTACCTGCTTCAACTTGCTTCAGCCAACGCCCATCAGAATCGATACTTTCACGTTGATTTGCAAAACGTCGTCAAG ACGTTAGACGGCGGAATGTACGAAAAAGTGGCCGAATACTTTTCCATTATGAGTCGGACGGAACTTTATACTTGCTCCGCCTCTCAATTCTCTTTCGGCAAAATTAAAGAGCAAGCCCAAACC ATCAATCGCGACTACGACCTGGCCTGTTTCGTCGACGCCTTCCCAATTCTCAATCAGCATATCACTTACGACTTTGAGCCTTGTGACAATGACGTCATCACGACG GTGGATCAAGCTCACGGAGCTGGTGCCGGATTGATTCAGAGTGGAAAACAATATGCATCTCGTGTCGCCCAAGAATCCAAAAAGATCAGAGAATCGACGAGGACACTGCAAACTCTACAGGGCATGAAAGAGAGTGGCTTGAAG AGTGATCCGAATGAACCCAACGGACCTGATATTGACGCCAAAATCGATGAAATCAAAAACCAATTGAGGCGCTCAGAG ACTGCCAAAATCAAAGCTGAGGCTCGATTGGAGTGCCTTCATGCTGGTGGAG TCAAAGTCGATGAATTCCTTCAAGACGCAGAGGGTCTGGTGACTCTTGGATTGATGAGATCTTCTAGCCAGCTTTCTTTCCGA GAATCAGCTCACGAGGAATCTGAATTCTCCGACAGCGGCTCTCGCGCTGGTGCCGAAACAACTCAGCaggatgaagaagaggaagaagccgCTGACGAAGCTTTCG tCGAGCAAGTGGTACAGCAGCAAATTGCCGAAATGCAGGCAACGTGGCAAGATCCGACGGCCGCCTGGGATACAACCGACGCCTGGGGAGACGACGCCGCTCAGCTCAACACCTCCGCCGCCAACACGACCACCACGTCTGTACAAATTGAAACTGCCAGCAGCGTCACGGATTCGGTGCATGCCAGTGGAGATGCCAGCGTCATCAAATGCATCGCGTTCTATCCCTACACG GCACAAAATGCGGACGAGctttccatgatggaaaacgaAGAGCTGGAAGTGTTGCTGGCCTTTTCCGAAGGCGACGGATGGGTCAAAGCCCGGAATTATAAGGGAGAGGAAGGCTACGTGCCTGAAAATTACCTGGACCTGCACGCCGACGATCAGGTGCCGTGTGGAGGTGACGAGGACGCCAACCAGAACGTCCATCAACATCCAGCTATTGCGGAGGAAGTCGAGCCGGAAGAAGGgcacgaagaagaggaagaagaaatcgttAGTGCAGAAGCGGAAGGAGGTTATCCATTGGAGAAccaaatttccttttcttcagtCGACTACACTTATCAGCAGCAAGGAATGagcgccgaagaagaagatgagttCCCTGGGCCGACCGAAAGCGCTCCTTTACCTCCACCTCCTCCACCCATTGCTGCCCCAGTCGTGGAATCATCTCCAGTTCCTGTCGCTGATGGCCAAACAAACCGAATCATCGGCTACTGCCGGGCCATGTACGACTACGACGCCACGTCTGATGAGGAGTTGACCTTTTACGAAGGtgaagtcatcgccattttcCGTCGATCCGGTGCTCTACACGATCAGGACGTCGACGATGGGTGGTGGGAGGGTCAGCTCCTAACGGACGGGACTAGAGGCGTCTTCCCTTCTTTGGTTGTCGAAGAATGCGGTCCCAACGGCGAAGAATTGACGCCAAAA GTGTCGCCTGCAACACCTGAAGAGGAATCAGTGCCTCCGCCGGGCAGCCCTCCAGTTGTTCCTACTTTCCTCCTGCCTCCTGAGCGGGTCATAATCACGCAACCTACTCCCGAGACGGAATTCCCTGATGATCATG TAGAGCACATGTTTGACCAGAACGCCACCATTAAGGAAATGGATGAAGACGAAGATGATCTTGCTTCAGAAATGATCAACGTCGAGCCAG CCACGCCCACTGAAGAGGAGGGAAACAACAACGGCCAG ataACTGACGGACTGCCTGGCACTCAGATCATCGTGACGGCATCGACCCCCATGGTTGAAAACGAATTCAAATGTTTCGACCCGACAGATGAAAAGACATCCGACGACAAGGAAAACGGAATGGAACAAGAATTCGGCGAAGAGATGGAACCGCCTCCGCCACCAGCACCGGAGCCATCAACAACCGAaacgtcgtcatcatcactaGACCAACCGTTGCCGCCGCCAGCACCGATCGCTGACGAGACTGTGGTCAGCAAAGGATTCGACGACGAGTTTGTCCAACTGGAAACTGCCAAGGAATCTTACGCCTAG